From a single Syngnathus scovelli strain Florida chromosome 2, RoL_Ssco_1.2, whole genome shotgun sequence genomic region:
- the orc4 gene encoding origin recognition complex subunit 4 isoform X2 produces the protein MSKRKAKSVRKPISECITQLHKCLRERFCHDQLPSTLEASEAQHKHLLGLLQRTAIHGESNSALIIGPRGSGKTVLLKCVLRDLLKEKEVQKNLLQVHLNGLLQTDDRIALKEITRQLNLENVVGDKVFGSFAENLVFLLEALKKGDRSSTRPILFVLDEFDLFAHHKNQTLLYNLLDVSQSAQAPVAVVGLTCRLDVLELLEKRVKSRFSHRQIHMLSNLSFSQYQERVASQLSLPDDFPDRSFAEDWNSGVQSLCEDKSVEEILRRHFNFSRDFRSLHMLLMLCLSRISPVNPIIKPADVLEASRMCFTDSTSNMLHGLSILELCLVISMKHLNDVYGGEPFNFQMVYNEFKKFLQRKSNSMYNFEQPVVIKAFEHLQQLELIRPVDGSSAKTQREYQLMKLMLDNSQIIEALHKYPQCPTDIKQWGMSAFA, from the exons ATGAGTAAACGAAAAGCCAAAAGTGTTCGAAAGCCAATCAGCGAATGTATCACACAG CTTCACAAATGTCTGCGAGAGCGATTTTGCCACGATCAGCTTCCCAGCACGCTCGAGGCATCAGAGGCCCAACACAA ACACCTCCTGGGGTTGCTCCAGCGAACCGCCATCCACGGGGAAAGCAACTCTGCACTCATCATAGGTCCCAGGGGATCTGGAAAAACTGTG CTCCTCAAGTGCGTGTTAAGAGACCTGCTGAAGGAAAAGGAAGTACAGAAGAACCTCCTGCAGGTCCATCTCAACG GCCTCCTGCAGACTGACGACCGAATAGCCCTGAAAGAAATAACACGACAACTCAACCTGGAAAATGTTGTCGGCGACAAAGTATTT GGGAGCTTTGCGGAGAACTTGGTCTTCCTGCTGGAGGCACTCAAGAAAG GCGACCGCAGCAGTACTCGTCCAATCTTGTTCGTCCTGGATGAGTTTGATCTCTTCGCTCACCACAAGAACCAAACTCTGCTCTACAACTTATTGGATGTGTCTCAGTCGGCCCAGGCGCCGGTCGCTGTGGTCGGGCTCACTTGCAGGCTG GATGTCCTGGAGTTGCTGGAGAAGCGGGTGAAATCGCGCTTTTCCCATCGTCAGATCCACATGCTGAGCAACCTGAGCTTCTCTCAGTACCAGGAGCGAGTCGCATCCCAGCTCAGCCTACCCGACGACTTTCCCGACAGGAGCTTCGCTGAAGATTGGAACAGCGGCGTGCAG agTCTTTGTGAAGACAAATCAGTGGAGGAGATTTTACGGAGACATTTTAACTTCAGTAGAGACtttcgttctttgcacatgctaCTG ATGTTGTGCTTGAGTCGCATCTCTCCAGTAAATCCCATCATCAAGCCTGCCGACGTACTGGAAGCCAGCAGAATGTGCTTCACCGATTCCACATCCAACATGCTTCATG GTCTTTCCATCCTGGAGCTGTGCTTGGTCATTTCCATGAAACACCTCAACGACGTCTACGGAGGAGAGCCCTTCAACTTTCAGATGGTTTACAACG AGTTTAAGAAGTTCCTCCAGAGAAAGTCCAACTCCATGTACAACTTCGAGCAGCCTGTTGTCATCAAG GCCTTCGAGCACCTGCAGCAGCTGGAGTTGATCCGACCTGTCGACGGATCTTCAGCCAAAACTCAGCGGGAATACCAGTTGATGAAACTCATGCTGGACAACAGTCAGATCATTGAGGCTCTGCATAAATATCCGCAATGCCCCACAGATATCAAACAGTGGGGCATGTCTGCCTTCGCTTAG
- the LOC125988276 gene encoding activin receptor type-2A isoform X2 encodes MGDATKLALAVFLISCSSGAILERSETECSYYNSNWEKERTNRTGTEPCYGDKDKRRHCFSTWKNISGTVEIVKQGCWLDDMNCYDSNECVEKKENPDVFFCCCEGNMCNERFLYIPDTTPQSDTQQSTAYTTSNPFSQKPQLFSTLLYSLVPIIGLAAVVLFSFWMWRHHRLAYPAALVPTHHPFHIMVEDPGPSPPSPILGHKPLQLIELKARGRFGCVWKAQLLNDYVAVKIFPIQDKLSWQNEYEIYSVNGMKHENILHFIGVEKRNNNLDLELWLITTYHDKGSLTDYLKANVVSWNELCHITQTAARGLAYLHEDIPGHKDGHKPSIAHRDIKSKNVLLKNNLTACIADFGLALKFEAGKSAGDTHGQVGTRRYMAPEVLEGAINFQRDSFLRIDMYAFGLVLWELAARCTAADGPVDEYMLPFEEEVGQHPSLEDMQEVVVHKKLRPCLRDCWQKHTGLAMLCETIEDCWDQEAEARLSAGCIEERIGQMQRQAPLIGPEEIVTVVTMVTNVDLPPKESSL; translated from the exons ATGGGAGACGCCACCAAACTGGCCCTCGCCGTTTTCCTCATCTCCTGCTCTTCAG GCGCCATCCTGGAACGCTCTGAGACTGAGTGCAGCTACTACAACTCCAACTGGGAAAAGGAACGTACCAACCGCACCGGCACTGAACCCTGCTATGGCGATAAGGATAAAAGACGGCACTGCTTTTCCACGTGGAAGAATATTTCTGGCACCGTGGAGATAGTCAAGCAGGGTTGCTGGTTGGACGACATGAATTGCTATGACAG CAACGAGTGTGTGGAGAAGAAGGAGAATcctgatgtttttttctgcTGCTGCGAAGGCAACATGTGCAACGAGCGCTTCCTCTACATACCCGATACAACCCCGCAAAGCGACACGCAACAGTCAACGGCCTACA CCACATCCAACCCCTTTTCTCAGAAGCCTCAGCTCTTCAGCACTCTGCTCTACTCCCTCGTTCCCATCATCGGACTGGCCGCCGTCGTCCTCTTCTCCTTCTGGATGTGGCGACACCACAGGTTGGCCTATCCGGCAGCCCTCGTCCCCACACAT CACCCCTTTCACATTATGGTGGAG GATCCCGGTCCTTCGCCGCCGTCTCCCATCCTGGGACATAAACCGCTGCAGCTGATTGAACTGAAGGCCAGGGGACGCTTTGGCTGCGTATGGAAGGCCCAGCTTCTCAACGACTACGTGGCCGTGAAGATCTTCCCCATTCAG GATAAACTTTCATGGCAGAACGAGTACGAGATTTACAGCGTGAATGGCATGAAGCATGAAAATATTCTCCACTTCATCGGCGTGGAGAAAAGAAACAACAATCTGGACTTGGAGCTGTGGCTCATCACCACCTACCATGACAAG GGCTCACTGACAGACTATCTGAAGGCCAACGTGGTGTCCTGGAATGAGTTGTGCCACATCACTCAGACGGCCGCCCGAGGTCTGGCCTACCTCCACGAAGATATCCCCGGACACAAAGACGGACACAAGCCCTCCATCGCCCACAG GGACATCAAGAGCAAGAACGTGCTCCTGAAAAACAACCTGACAGCTTGCATCGCCGACTTTGGTCTCGCTCTTAAATTCGAAGCCGGCAAATCAGCAGGGGACACGCACGGCCAG GTGGGGACACGGCGTTATATGGCCCCCGAGGTCCTTGAGGGAGCCATTAACTTCCAGCGGGACTCCTTTTTGCGCATTGACATGTACGCCTTCGGCCTTGTCCTGTGGGAACTGGCAGCACGCTGCACCGCCGCCGATG GCCCGGTAGATGAGTACATGCTGCCTTTTGAGGAAGAGGTGGGCCAGCATCCGTCTCTGGAGGACATGCAGGAGGTGGTTGTGCACAAGAAGCTGCGGCCCTGCCTTCGGGACTGCTGGCAGAAACATACG GGTCTCGCCATGCTGTGCGAAACTATCGAAGACTGCTGGGACCAAGAGGCCGAGGCCCGACTGTCTGCCGGCTGCATAGAAGAGCGCATCGGCCAAATGCAGCGACAGGCTCCCCTAATCGGGCCCGAGGAAATAGtcaccgttgtcaccatggtgacCAACGTGGACCTCCCGCCCAAGGAGTCCAGTTTATGA
- the LOC125988276 gene encoding activin receptor type-2A isoform X1: MGDATKLALAVFLISCSSGGCEGAILERSETECSYYNSNWEKERTNRTGTEPCYGDKDKRRHCFSTWKNISGTVEIVKQGCWLDDMNCYDSNECVEKKENPDVFFCCCEGNMCNERFLYIPDTTPQSDTQQSTAYTTSNPFSQKPQLFSTLLYSLVPIIGLAAVVLFSFWMWRHHRLAYPAALVPTHHPFHIMVEDPGPSPPSPILGHKPLQLIELKARGRFGCVWKAQLLNDYVAVKIFPIQDKLSWQNEYEIYSVNGMKHENILHFIGVEKRNNNLDLELWLITTYHDKGSLTDYLKANVVSWNELCHITQTAARGLAYLHEDIPGHKDGHKPSIAHRDIKSKNVLLKNNLTACIADFGLALKFEAGKSAGDTHGQVGTRRYMAPEVLEGAINFQRDSFLRIDMYAFGLVLWELAARCTAADGPVDEYMLPFEEEVGQHPSLEDMQEVVVHKKLRPCLRDCWQKHTGLAMLCETIEDCWDQEAEARLSAGCIEERIGQMQRQAPLIGPEEIVTVVTMVTNVDLPPKESSL; this comes from the exons ATGGGAGACGCCACCAAACTGGCCCTCGCCGTTTTCCTCATCTCCTGCTCTTCAGGTGGGTGTGAAG GCGCCATCCTGGAACGCTCTGAGACTGAGTGCAGCTACTACAACTCCAACTGGGAAAAGGAACGTACCAACCGCACCGGCACTGAACCCTGCTATGGCGATAAGGATAAAAGACGGCACTGCTTTTCCACGTGGAAGAATATTTCTGGCACCGTGGAGATAGTCAAGCAGGGTTGCTGGTTGGACGACATGAATTGCTATGACAG CAACGAGTGTGTGGAGAAGAAGGAGAATcctgatgtttttttctgcTGCTGCGAAGGCAACATGTGCAACGAGCGCTTCCTCTACATACCCGATACAACCCCGCAAAGCGACACGCAACAGTCAACGGCCTACA CCACATCCAACCCCTTTTCTCAGAAGCCTCAGCTCTTCAGCACTCTGCTCTACTCCCTCGTTCCCATCATCGGACTGGCCGCCGTCGTCCTCTTCTCCTTCTGGATGTGGCGACACCACAGGTTGGCCTATCCGGCAGCCCTCGTCCCCACACAT CACCCCTTTCACATTATGGTGGAG GATCCCGGTCCTTCGCCGCCGTCTCCCATCCTGGGACATAAACCGCTGCAGCTGATTGAACTGAAGGCCAGGGGACGCTTTGGCTGCGTATGGAAGGCCCAGCTTCTCAACGACTACGTGGCCGTGAAGATCTTCCCCATTCAG GATAAACTTTCATGGCAGAACGAGTACGAGATTTACAGCGTGAATGGCATGAAGCATGAAAATATTCTCCACTTCATCGGCGTGGAGAAAAGAAACAACAATCTGGACTTGGAGCTGTGGCTCATCACCACCTACCATGACAAG GGCTCACTGACAGACTATCTGAAGGCCAACGTGGTGTCCTGGAATGAGTTGTGCCACATCACTCAGACGGCCGCCCGAGGTCTGGCCTACCTCCACGAAGATATCCCCGGACACAAAGACGGACACAAGCCCTCCATCGCCCACAG GGACATCAAGAGCAAGAACGTGCTCCTGAAAAACAACCTGACAGCTTGCATCGCCGACTTTGGTCTCGCTCTTAAATTCGAAGCCGGCAAATCAGCAGGGGACACGCACGGCCAG GTGGGGACACGGCGTTATATGGCCCCCGAGGTCCTTGAGGGAGCCATTAACTTCCAGCGGGACTCCTTTTTGCGCATTGACATGTACGCCTTCGGCCTTGTCCTGTGGGAACTGGCAGCACGCTGCACCGCCGCCGATG GCCCGGTAGATGAGTACATGCTGCCTTTTGAGGAAGAGGTGGGCCAGCATCCGTCTCTGGAGGACATGCAGGAGGTGGTTGTGCACAAGAAGCTGCGGCCCTGCCTTCGGGACTGCTGGCAGAAACATACG GGTCTCGCCATGCTGTGCGAAACTATCGAAGACTGCTGGGACCAAGAGGCCGAGGCCCGACTGTCTGCCGGCTGCATAGAAGAGCGCATCGGCCAAATGCAGCGACAGGCTCCCCTAATCGGGCCCGAGGAAATAGtcaccgttgtcaccatggtgacCAACGTGGACCTCCCGCCCAAGGAGTCCAGTTTATGA
- the LOC125988276 gene encoding activin receptor type-2A isoform X4, with protein MGDATKLALAVFLISCSSGAILERSETECSYYNSNWEKERTNRTGTEPCYGDKDKRRHCFSTWKNISGTVEIVKQGCWLDDMNCYDSNECVEKKENPDVFFCCCEGNMCNERFLYIPDTTPQSDTQQSTAYTTSNPFSQKPQLFSTLLYSLVPIIGLAAVVLFSFWMWRHHRLAYPAALVPTHDPGPSPPSPILGHKPLQLIELKARGRFGCVWKAQLLNDYVAVKIFPIQDKLSWQNEYEIYSVNGMKHENILHFIGVEKRNNNLDLELWLITTYHDKGSLTDYLKANVVSWNELCHITQTAARGLAYLHEDIPGHKDGHKPSIAHRDIKSKNVLLKNNLTACIADFGLALKFEAGKSAGDTHGQVGTRRYMAPEVLEGAINFQRDSFLRIDMYAFGLVLWELAARCTAADGPVDEYMLPFEEEVGQHPSLEDMQEVVVHKKLRPCLRDCWQKHTGLAMLCETIEDCWDQEAEARLSAGCIEERIGQMQRQAPLIGPEEIVTVVTMVTNVDLPPKESSL; from the exons ATGGGAGACGCCACCAAACTGGCCCTCGCCGTTTTCCTCATCTCCTGCTCTTCAG GCGCCATCCTGGAACGCTCTGAGACTGAGTGCAGCTACTACAACTCCAACTGGGAAAAGGAACGTACCAACCGCACCGGCACTGAACCCTGCTATGGCGATAAGGATAAAAGACGGCACTGCTTTTCCACGTGGAAGAATATTTCTGGCACCGTGGAGATAGTCAAGCAGGGTTGCTGGTTGGACGACATGAATTGCTATGACAG CAACGAGTGTGTGGAGAAGAAGGAGAATcctgatgtttttttctgcTGCTGCGAAGGCAACATGTGCAACGAGCGCTTCCTCTACATACCCGATACAACCCCGCAAAGCGACACGCAACAGTCAACGGCCTACA CCACATCCAACCCCTTTTCTCAGAAGCCTCAGCTCTTCAGCACTCTGCTCTACTCCCTCGTTCCCATCATCGGACTGGCCGCCGTCGTCCTCTTCTCCTTCTGGATGTGGCGACACCACAGGTTGGCCTATCCGGCAGCCCTCGTCCCCACACAT GATCCCGGTCCTTCGCCGCCGTCTCCCATCCTGGGACATAAACCGCTGCAGCTGATTGAACTGAAGGCCAGGGGACGCTTTGGCTGCGTATGGAAGGCCCAGCTTCTCAACGACTACGTGGCCGTGAAGATCTTCCCCATTCAG GATAAACTTTCATGGCAGAACGAGTACGAGATTTACAGCGTGAATGGCATGAAGCATGAAAATATTCTCCACTTCATCGGCGTGGAGAAAAGAAACAACAATCTGGACTTGGAGCTGTGGCTCATCACCACCTACCATGACAAG GGCTCACTGACAGACTATCTGAAGGCCAACGTGGTGTCCTGGAATGAGTTGTGCCACATCACTCAGACGGCCGCCCGAGGTCTGGCCTACCTCCACGAAGATATCCCCGGACACAAAGACGGACACAAGCCCTCCATCGCCCACAG GGACATCAAGAGCAAGAACGTGCTCCTGAAAAACAACCTGACAGCTTGCATCGCCGACTTTGGTCTCGCTCTTAAATTCGAAGCCGGCAAATCAGCAGGGGACACGCACGGCCAG GTGGGGACACGGCGTTATATGGCCCCCGAGGTCCTTGAGGGAGCCATTAACTTCCAGCGGGACTCCTTTTTGCGCATTGACATGTACGCCTTCGGCCTTGTCCTGTGGGAACTGGCAGCACGCTGCACCGCCGCCGATG GCCCGGTAGATGAGTACATGCTGCCTTTTGAGGAAGAGGTGGGCCAGCATCCGTCTCTGGAGGACATGCAGGAGGTGGTTGTGCACAAGAAGCTGCGGCCCTGCCTTCGGGACTGCTGGCAGAAACATACG GGTCTCGCCATGCTGTGCGAAACTATCGAAGACTGCTGGGACCAAGAGGCCGAGGCCCGACTGTCTGCCGGCTGCATAGAAGAGCGCATCGGCCAAATGCAGCGACAGGCTCCCCTAATCGGGCCCGAGGAAATAGtcaccgttgtcaccatggtgacCAACGTGGACCTCCCGCCCAAGGAGTCCAGTTTATGA
- the orc4 gene encoding origin recognition complex subunit 4 isoform X1 — protein MCQAIMSKRKAKSVRKPISECITQLHKCLRERFCHDQLPSTLEASEAQHKHLLGLLQRTAIHGESNSALIIGPRGSGKTVLLKCVLRDLLKEKEVQKNLLQVHLNGLLQTDDRIALKEITRQLNLENVVGDKVFGSFAENLVFLLEALKKGDRSSTRPILFVLDEFDLFAHHKNQTLLYNLLDVSQSAQAPVAVVGLTCRLDVLELLEKRVKSRFSHRQIHMLSNLSFSQYQERVASQLSLPDDFPDRSFAEDWNSGVQSLCEDKSVEEILRRHFNFSRDFRSLHMLLMLCLSRISPVNPIIKPADVLEASRMCFTDSTSNMLHGLSILELCLVISMKHLNDVYGGEPFNFQMVYNEFKKFLQRKSNSMYNFEQPVVIKAFEHLQQLELIRPVDGSSAKTQREYQLMKLMLDNSQIIEALHKYPQCPTDIKQWGMSAFA, from the exons ATGTG TCAGGCGATCATGAGTAAACGAAAAGCCAAAAGTGTTCGAAAGCCAATCAGCGAATGTATCACACAG CTTCACAAATGTCTGCGAGAGCGATTTTGCCACGATCAGCTTCCCAGCACGCTCGAGGCATCAGAGGCCCAACACAA ACACCTCCTGGGGTTGCTCCAGCGAACCGCCATCCACGGGGAAAGCAACTCTGCACTCATCATAGGTCCCAGGGGATCTGGAAAAACTGTG CTCCTCAAGTGCGTGTTAAGAGACCTGCTGAAGGAAAAGGAAGTACAGAAGAACCTCCTGCAGGTCCATCTCAACG GCCTCCTGCAGACTGACGACCGAATAGCCCTGAAAGAAATAACACGACAACTCAACCTGGAAAATGTTGTCGGCGACAAAGTATTT GGGAGCTTTGCGGAGAACTTGGTCTTCCTGCTGGAGGCACTCAAGAAAG GCGACCGCAGCAGTACTCGTCCAATCTTGTTCGTCCTGGATGAGTTTGATCTCTTCGCTCACCACAAGAACCAAACTCTGCTCTACAACTTATTGGATGTGTCTCAGTCGGCCCAGGCGCCGGTCGCTGTGGTCGGGCTCACTTGCAGGCTG GATGTCCTGGAGTTGCTGGAGAAGCGGGTGAAATCGCGCTTTTCCCATCGTCAGATCCACATGCTGAGCAACCTGAGCTTCTCTCAGTACCAGGAGCGAGTCGCATCCCAGCTCAGCCTACCCGACGACTTTCCCGACAGGAGCTTCGCTGAAGATTGGAACAGCGGCGTGCAG agTCTTTGTGAAGACAAATCAGTGGAGGAGATTTTACGGAGACATTTTAACTTCAGTAGAGACtttcgttctttgcacatgctaCTG ATGTTGTGCTTGAGTCGCATCTCTCCAGTAAATCCCATCATCAAGCCTGCCGACGTACTGGAAGCCAGCAGAATGTGCTTCACCGATTCCACATCCAACATGCTTCATG GTCTTTCCATCCTGGAGCTGTGCTTGGTCATTTCCATGAAACACCTCAACGACGTCTACGGAGGAGAGCCCTTCAACTTTCAGATGGTTTACAACG AGTTTAAGAAGTTCCTCCAGAGAAAGTCCAACTCCATGTACAACTTCGAGCAGCCTGTTGTCATCAAG GCCTTCGAGCACCTGCAGCAGCTGGAGTTGATCCGACCTGTCGACGGATCTTCAGCCAAAACTCAGCGGGAATACCAGTTGATGAAACTCATGCTGGACAACAGTCAGATCATTGAGGCTCTGCATAAATATCCGCAATGCCCCACAGATATCAAACAGTGGGGCATGTCTGCCTTCGCTTAG
- the LOC125988276 gene encoding activin receptor type-2A isoform X3 has protein sequence MGDATKLALAVFLISCSSGGCEGAILERSETECSYYNSNWEKERTNRTGTEPCYGDKDKRRHCFSTWKNISGTVEIVKQGCWLDDMNCYDSNECVEKKENPDVFFCCCEGNMCNERFLYIPDTTPQSDTQQSTAYTTSNPFSQKPQLFSTLLYSLVPIIGLAAVVLFSFWMWRHHRLAYPAALVPTHDPGPSPPSPILGHKPLQLIELKARGRFGCVWKAQLLNDYVAVKIFPIQDKLSWQNEYEIYSVNGMKHENILHFIGVEKRNNNLDLELWLITTYHDKGSLTDYLKANVVSWNELCHITQTAARGLAYLHEDIPGHKDGHKPSIAHRDIKSKNVLLKNNLTACIADFGLALKFEAGKSAGDTHGQVGTRRYMAPEVLEGAINFQRDSFLRIDMYAFGLVLWELAARCTAADGPVDEYMLPFEEEVGQHPSLEDMQEVVVHKKLRPCLRDCWQKHTGLAMLCETIEDCWDQEAEARLSAGCIEERIGQMQRQAPLIGPEEIVTVVTMVTNVDLPPKESSL, from the exons ATGGGAGACGCCACCAAACTGGCCCTCGCCGTTTTCCTCATCTCCTGCTCTTCAGGTGGGTGTGAAG GCGCCATCCTGGAACGCTCTGAGACTGAGTGCAGCTACTACAACTCCAACTGGGAAAAGGAACGTACCAACCGCACCGGCACTGAACCCTGCTATGGCGATAAGGATAAAAGACGGCACTGCTTTTCCACGTGGAAGAATATTTCTGGCACCGTGGAGATAGTCAAGCAGGGTTGCTGGTTGGACGACATGAATTGCTATGACAG CAACGAGTGTGTGGAGAAGAAGGAGAATcctgatgtttttttctgcTGCTGCGAAGGCAACATGTGCAACGAGCGCTTCCTCTACATACCCGATACAACCCCGCAAAGCGACACGCAACAGTCAACGGCCTACA CCACATCCAACCCCTTTTCTCAGAAGCCTCAGCTCTTCAGCACTCTGCTCTACTCCCTCGTTCCCATCATCGGACTGGCCGCCGTCGTCCTCTTCTCCTTCTGGATGTGGCGACACCACAGGTTGGCCTATCCGGCAGCCCTCGTCCCCACACAT GATCCCGGTCCTTCGCCGCCGTCTCCCATCCTGGGACATAAACCGCTGCAGCTGATTGAACTGAAGGCCAGGGGACGCTTTGGCTGCGTATGGAAGGCCCAGCTTCTCAACGACTACGTGGCCGTGAAGATCTTCCCCATTCAG GATAAACTTTCATGGCAGAACGAGTACGAGATTTACAGCGTGAATGGCATGAAGCATGAAAATATTCTCCACTTCATCGGCGTGGAGAAAAGAAACAACAATCTGGACTTGGAGCTGTGGCTCATCACCACCTACCATGACAAG GGCTCACTGACAGACTATCTGAAGGCCAACGTGGTGTCCTGGAATGAGTTGTGCCACATCACTCAGACGGCCGCCCGAGGTCTGGCCTACCTCCACGAAGATATCCCCGGACACAAAGACGGACACAAGCCCTCCATCGCCCACAG GGACATCAAGAGCAAGAACGTGCTCCTGAAAAACAACCTGACAGCTTGCATCGCCGACTTTGGTCTCGCTCTTAAATTCGAAGCCGGCAAATCAGCAGGGGACACGCACGGCCAG GTGGGGACACGGCGTTATATGGCCCCCGAGGTCCTTGAGGGAGCCATTAACTTCCAGCGGGACTCCTTTTTGCGCATTGACATGTACGCCTTCGGCCTTGTCCTGTGGGAACTGGCAGCACGCTGCACCGCCGCCGATG GCCCGGTAGATGAGTACATGCTGCCTTTTGAGGAAGAGGTGGGCCAGCATCCGTCTCTGGAGGACATGCAGGAGGTGGTTGTGCACAAGAAGCTGCGGCCCTGCCTTCGGGACTGCTGGCAGAAACATACG GGTCTCGCCATGCTGTGCGAAACTATCGAAGACTGCTGGGACCAAGAGGCCGAGGCCCGACTGTCTGCCGGCTGCATAGAAGAGCGCATCGGCCAAATGCAGCGACAGGCTCCCCTAATCGGGCCCGAGGAAATAGtcaccgttgtcaccatggtgacCAACGTGGACCTCCCGCCCAAGGAGTCCAGTTTATGA